One genomic segment of Hevea brasiliensis isolate MT/VB/25A 57/8 chromosome 3, ASM3005281v1, whole genome shotgun sequence includes these proteins:
- the LOC110648566 gene encoding protein S40-7 has translation MDPTFRHRFLNISPSAVEENGNEDELNEDDVLWTNDYTEQSPAHPTTAKESINHNNRGKSFSRNSGILAALPDSNYHSILYRKPSIPSSSKSIPIIPRPPQAEKEYASQSVPGARKLNQSAPMNVPLLSIAMAKQRNSKFRDDDDDGRCGGDEEMLPPHEIVARASRKSPKTTFSVLEGVGRTLKRRDLRQVRNAVWRQTGFLD, from the coding sequence ATGGACCCCACCTTTCGCCACCGCTTCCTTAACATCTCCCCCTCCGCCGTCGAAGAAAACGGTAACGAAGATGAGCTGAATGAGGATGACGTTCTCTGGACCAATGACTACACCGAACAAAGCCCCGCTCACCCCACAACTGCCAAAGAAAGCATTAACCACAACAACCGCGGCAAATCTTTCTCTCGAAACTCCGGGATTCTCGCGGCTTTGCCGGACTCTAATTACCACTCTATCCTCTATCGCAAGCCTTCAATTCCTTCGTCTTCGAAGTCAATTCCGATAATACCGAGGCCGCCTCAGGCTGAGAAAGAGTACGCTTCGCAGTCTGTTCCTGGTGCGAGGAAGCTGAACCAATCAGCTCCTATGAATGTGCCGTTACTGTCAATTGCCATGGCGAAGCAGAGGAATAGCAAGTTCCGGGATGACGACGATGACGGCCGCTGCGGTGGAGATGAGGAGATGCTGCCGCCTCACGAGATCGTGGCCAGAGCTTCCAGAAAATCGCCGAAGACAACGTTTTCGGTGCTGGAAGGGGTTGGAAGAACGCTGAAGCGGAGGGATCTGAGACAGGTGAGGAATGCCGTATGGCGCCAAACTGGGTTTCTTGACTGA
- the LOC110648567 gene encoding NAC domain-containing protein 90 has translation MGDLPPGFRFYPTEEELVSFYLHNKLEGRRPDLNLVMDRIIPVLDIYEFNPWQLPQFAGDLSNRDPEQWFFFIPRQESEARGGRPKRLTTAGYWKATGSPGHVYSNNRTIGMKRTMVFYRGRAPNGRKTDWKMNEYKAIQGESSSSSSTAASPTLRHEFSLCRVYKKSKNTRAFDRRPLGVDEMRGHQAAAAIIQGDEATTSLQNPPMVLERPNSTESSSSEEHATNNPPQTGETSSIPMSIDTQPPSWDWDQLDWYYGGQN, from the exons ATGGGGGATTTGCCACCTGGTTTTCGCTTCTACCCTACAGAAGAAGAGCTTGTCTCATTCTATCTCCATAACAAGCTTGAAGGCAGGAGGCCTGACCTCAACCTAGTCATGGACAGAATTATACCAGTTCTTGATATATATGAGTTCAATCCCTGGCAACTCCCAc AATTTGCTGGAGATCTATCGAATAGAGACCCAGAGCAATGGTTTTTCTTCATTCCAAGGCAAGAGAGCGAAGCTCGAGGAGGAAGACCAAAGAGGCTTACAACCGCGGGATACTGGAAAGCTACGGGATCTCCTGGTCATGTTTATTCTAACAATCGCACCATCGGCATGAAAAGAACCATGGTTTTCTATAGGGGAAGGGCTCCTAATGGACGCAAAACCGATTGGAAAATGAACGAGTACAAAGCTATTCAAGGagaatcatcttcttcctcatctaCTGCTGCATCTCCAACG TTAAGGCATGAATTCAGCCTGTGTCGGGTGTACAAGAAATCAAAAAACACGCGAGCATTTGATAGAAGGCCACTGGGAGTTGATGAAATGAGAGGCCATCAAGCAGCAGCTGCTATTATTCAAGGTGATGAGGCAACAACATCTCTTCAAAACCCTCCAATGGTGCTGGAGAGACCAAACTCAACTGAGAGTTCATCCTCTGAAGAACATGCCACAAATAATCCGCCTCAAACAGGAGAAACTAGTAGCATCCCTATGTCTATTGATACTCAACCACCTTCTTGGGATTGGGATCAACTAGACTGGTATTATGGAGGACAAAATTAA